The Stigmatella ashevillena genomic sequence TCATGGTTTGTCCGAGGCGGTATCGCTACATCCACCAGTTGGGGTTGAGCGGCCTTCGCCCCTGGGAACTCCCAGCGAAGAGCAGGCCACTTTGGGTGGAAGCGGGCTCCTGGGTGGAGGCCCCGGGGGCTCCCCAGATGGCCCGTGTGCTGCTTCGGGAGCTGGATGTCCGCTGGGCGGGTGCCCCCGTGCCGGAGCGCCGCGCGCACCTGGAAGCCCTGCTTCAGGAACAAGGCCATCTGCCGGGAGAGGAGGGGATGGAGGCCGCATTGAAGATGGCCGAGCGCTTTCTGGGCACCTCCTTCGTCCGGCGCTTGGCGGCCAGTCCACCGTCGAACCTTCACCGGGCGTTGTCCTTCGGGCTGGAGCTTTCGTCCCAGGAAGCGCGGGGCAGGGTGGCCGTGGAGGGGGAGCTGGATCTGTTGTGGGAGACACCGGAGGGGGAGGCGTGGGGGGTGGCCTACAGGCCCGGAAAACGCCACCCCCTGGGGCCGGTGGCCTTCGCGCACGAACTGGTGGTGCAGGGGCTCGCCGCGAAGCGCCTGGTCCGGGAAGGGGTGACTGTCCGGGTAGGAGTGGCCTTCCTCGGAGAACCCTCTCCGGAGCCGGAGTTCCTGACCCTTCCGGGAGGGTTGACGGAGGCCGCGGAGCCGCTGGCGCAGGCGGTGCGCGCCCTGGTCCGGTCCGGCATGCAAGATGAATGGCCCTCCCGGGAGGCCACGACGTGCCAGGCGTTACATTGTGGTTTTGCGGAACACTGTCACCCCTCCCCCCGTGCGTGCTAAGGCGACGGCACCATGCCGAATGTCGTCGTTGTTGGAGCGCAGTGGGGAGATGAGGGGAAGGGCAAGGTCGTCGACCTGCTCACGGAGCACGCCCAGGTGGTGGTGCGCTTCCAGGGGGGCAACAATGCGGGCCATACCCTGGTCGTCGGCGGTCAGAAGACCGTCCTGCACCTGATTCCTTCCGGCATCCTGCACCCAGGCAAGACCTGTGTGATTGGCAACGGGGTGGTGGTGGATCCGGCGGTGCTCGTCGGAGAGATGGATGCGCTCAAGGCGCGCGGCTTTCTGAAAGAGGCCTCGCACCTGCTCATCTCGGACAACGCCCACGTCATCTTCCCCTGGCACAAGCTGCTCGACACCTTCCGCGAGAAGGCCCGCGGCGGCAGTGCCATCGGAACCACGGGGCGGGGCATCGGCCCGGCCTACGAGGACAAGGTGGCCCGGCGGGGCATTCGGGTGAGGGACTTGCTCCAGCCCGAGCGCCTGCGCAAGCGCATCGACGAGCGGCTCCCGCAGGCGTTGGAGGAACTGCGCGAGCTGTGCCTGAAGGCCAGCGAGCCGGTGCCGTCGCTGGACGCGGCGCAGCTCCAGGAGGAGTTCTCCAGCCTGGGAGAGAAGCTCCGGCCCCACGTGGGAGATGCCTCGCTGTTCCTCGCCAGCCAGGTGTCCCGGGGAGCCCGCATCCTCTTCGAGGGCGCTCAGGGCACGCTGCTGGACGTGGACCATGGCACCTATCCCTACGTCACCAGCTCCAACTGCGTGGCGGGCAATGCGGCGGTGGGCTCGGGGCTGGGCCCCACGGCCATCGACAAGGTGATGGGCATCAGCAAGGCGTACACCACGCGCGTGGGCGGAGGCCCGTTCCCCACCGAGCTGAGCGACACGTTGGGAGACCAGCTGCGCCGCGTGGGAGACGAGTTCGGCGCGACCACGGGACGTCCCCGCCGGTGCGGCTGGCTGGACGGTGTGGTGCTGCGCTATGCGGTCCGGGTCAACGGCCTGAGCAGCCTGGCCCTGACGAAGCTGGACGTGCTGTCGGGCCTCAAGACGCTGCAACTGTGCAACGCCTACGAGCTGGACGGTCAGCGCGTCTCCGAGCTTCCGGGGGACTACGAGGACCTGGGACGCGTCAAGCCCGTGTACGAGACCTTGCCCGGCTGGGAGGAGAAGCTCACCGGCGTGCGCACCTTCGACGAGCTGCCGGAGAGCGCCAAGCGGTACGTCCGCCGGGTGGAGGAGATCTCCGGCGTGCCCGTCACCTGCATCTCGGTGGGAGCGGACCGGGGCGAGACGGTTCTTCTCCAGAACCCCTTCCGGAGCTGAGAGGCATCCACTCGGGGCGGCCATGGTGGTTCGCTGCATCCTCATCTGCTTCGCGGTGATGCTCCTGGGGGCGGTGACGCCCTCCGTCTCGGCTCAGGCGGCCTTCGAGCGGGGAGAGAAGGCGCTCGCGGAGAACCAACTGGGCGAGGCGGCGGTGGCCTACCGCCAGGCGCTCACGGACAGTCCGAACTGGGCCCCAGCGCTCAACGGCCTG encodes the following:
- a CDS encoding adenylosuccinate synthase — encoded protein: MPNVVVVGAQWGDEGKGKVVDLLTEHAQVVVRFQGGNNAGHTLVVGGQKTVLHLIPSGILHPGKTCVIGNGVVVDPAVLVGEMDALKARGFLKEASHLLISDNAHVIFPWHKLLDTFREKARGGSAIGTTGRGIGPAYEDKVARRGIRVRDLLQPERLRKRIDERLPQALEELRELCLKASEPVPSLDAAQLQEEFSSLGEKLRPHVGDASLFLASQVSRGARILFEGAQGTLLDVDHGTYPYVTSSNCVAGNAAVGSGLGPTAIDKVMGISKAYTTRVGGGPFPTELSDTLGDQLRRVGDEFGATTGRPRRCGWLDGVVLRYAVRVNGLSSLALTKLDVLSGLKTLQLCNAYELDGQRVSELPGDYEDLGRVKPVYETLPGWEEKLTGVRTFDELPESAKRYVRRVEEISGVPVTCISVGADRGETVLLQNPFRS